A window of the Carassius gibelio isolate Cgi1373 ecotype wild population from Czech Republic chromosome B16, carGib1.2-hapl.c, whole genome shotgun sequence genome harbors these coding sequences:
- the cenpw gene encoding centromere protein W: MSKKAPRAALKLHMKKNTNIRIGKNADLMAQLNLLVVLHRLAEESRVKAFEEKSATIKVHHVRAVAKKLLKSTRG; the protein is encoded by the exons ATGTCAAAGAAAGCTCCGAGAGCAGCCCTGAAGCTCCATATGAAGAAGAACACTAATATACGGATAGGAAAAAACGCAGACTTGATG GCCCAGCTCAACCTCCTAGTTGTCCTGCATCGTCTAGCGGAGGAGTCTAGGGTGAAAGCCTTTGAGGAGAAATCAGCAACCATCAAAGTTCACCACGTCAGAGCTGTTGCGAAG aaactgttaaagaGCACACGTGGATAA